A stretch of the Bordetella genomosp. 8 genome encodes the following:
- a CDS encoding DUF3604 domain-containing protein: MPHSQYARHLMGAAAIEPTGEFEAGSFACFTLTYTAGYFGIDDTGSLKIVHRFASDMGKPQFDDPQGWNYTTVEASNGAVLQVEYDGKRNIRPWDKTLFIRVVRGYLEEGDRIVVRFGDTRQGSPGMRVQTFHEPTFEFRVLVDAFATYNYTELPSSPTISVVAGPAASYKAVLPSLVELGQPVRLGFKGEDKWGNPSHRVAGTFTLRSNLDVAGLPAGFTVTAGDYATVMENLVPTQEGDLEIEVLRDGHVVARSNPCRVSARVARRHFWGDLHGQSEETIGTNSAEELIVFARDRAFLDVMSHQGNDFQITSEFWRELNGLTAKYNEDGRFVIFPGYEWSGNTGLGGDRNVMYLREGRPLHRSSHALVDDLSDMDSDCNSADQLFDALKDEDVVVFAHIGGRYADITLSHDARIERSVEIHSDWGTFEWLLEDAFKLGYRVGILANSDGHKGRHGASHPGASLFGAYGGLSCLVADELTRPAIAEALRQRRHYATTGCRAYLDVRAHFPQPAQCWSDDPKLGQPVTQRQVDSVEMGAIVDYGGDFVEFEFDVATHGAIERVEVRNRMEVAHTLYPYAPGDLGSRIRMVWEGSGYRGRGRQTVWDGEATLEGNAFVDPRPINFWNLDKTLDHPDPARLCWKSLTTGGFSGVDVRLADSNAGVLKVRTPLIEVDVDVADIGLSPIVRENGGLQRRLQIYRLPDVNEVRRMRRRVRVPLHAGEDNAIYVRVTTEDGFFIYSSPIYIARK; the protein is encoded by the coding sequence ATGCCGCATTCCCAGTATGCCCGCCACCTGATGGGCGCCGCCGCCATCGAGCCGACCGGCGAGTTCGAGGCCGGCAGCTTTGCCTGCTTCACGTTGACCTACACGGCCGGTTACTTCGGCATCGACGACACGGGTTCGCTGAAGATCGTGCACCGCTTCGCCAGCGACATGGGCAAGCCGCAGTTCGACGATCCGCAAGGGTGGAACTACACGACGGTGGAAGCCAGCAACGGCGCCGTGCTGCAGGTCGAATACGACGGCAAGCGCAACATCCGCCCCTGGGACAAGACGCTGTTCATCCGCGTCGTGCGCGGCTACCTGGAAGAGGGCGATCGCATCGTGGTGCGTTTCGGCGACACGCGGCAGGGCTCGCCCGGCATGCGGGTCCAGACCTTTCACGAACCTACCTTCGAGTTCCGTGTGCTGGTCGACGCCTTCGCCACCTACAACTACACCGAGCTGCCCAGCTCGCCGACGATATCGGTCGTGGCCGGGCCGGCGGCCAGCTACAAGGCGGTCCTTCCTTCGCTGGTGGAACTTGGCCAGCCCGTGCGGCTGGGTTTCAAGGGCGAGGACAAATGGGGCAATCCCTCGCATCGCGTGGCGGGCACATTCACCTTGCGCAGCAACCTGGACGTCGCCGGCCTGCCGGCCGGTTTCACGGTGACGGCGGGCGACTATGCCACCGTGATGGAGAACCTCGTGCCGACGCAGGAAGGAGACCTCGAGATCGAAGTGCTGCGCGACGGCCACGTTGTGGCGCGCAGCAATCCCTGCCGCGTGTCCGCCCGCGTCGCGCGCCGCCATTTCTGGGGCGACCTGCATGGCCAGTCGGAAGAGACCATAGGCACCAATTCGGCGGAAGAGCTGATCGTCTTCGCGCGCGACCGCGCTTTCCTGGACGTCATGAGCCACCAGGGCAACGACTTCCAGATCACCAGCGAATTCTGGCGGGAACTGAATGGCCTCACCGCCAAATACAACGAGGATGGTCGCTTCGTCATCTTTCCAGGGTACGAATGGTCGGGCAACACAGGCCTGGGGGGCGACCGCAACGTCATGTACCTGCGCGAAGGGCGCCCCCTCCATCGCTCTTCCCACGCACTGGTCGATGACCTGAGCGACATGGACAGCGATTGCAACAGCGCCGACCAGCTGTTCGACGCCCTGAAGGACGAGGACGTCGTCGTCTTCGCGCATATCGGCGGACGCTATGCGGACATCACCTTGTCGCACGACGCGCGCATCGAACGGTCGGTGGAAATCCATTCCGATTGGGGCACGTTCGAATGGCTGCTGGAGGACGCCTTCAAGCTCGGCTACCGGGTGGGCATCCTGGCCAACAGCGATGGCCACAAAGGACGTCACGGCGCCAGCCATCCCGGCGCTTCGCTGTTCGGCGCCTACGGCGGCCTGAGCTGCCTGGTCGCCGACGAACTGACGCGCCCCGCGATCGCCGAAGCGCTGCGCCAGCGGCGTCATTACGCGACGACCGGCTGTCGCGCCTATCTGGACGTGCGTGCGCATTTCCCCCAGCCGGCGCAGTGCTGGTCGGATGACCCGAAGCTGGGCCAGCCGGTGACGCAACGCCAGGTCGACAGCGTCGAGATGGGTGCGATCGTCGATTACGGCGGCGACTTCGTCGAGTTCGAGTTCGACGTCGCCACCCACGGGGCGATCGAACGCGTCGAAGTGCGCAACCGGATGGAGGTCGCGCATACGCTGTATCCCTACGCCCCCGGCGACCTGGGCAGCCGCATCCGCATGGTCTGGGAGGGATCCGGTTATCGCGGGCGAGGGCGGCAGACCGTCTGGGATGGCGAGGCTACCCTGGAAGGCAACGCCTTCGTGGATCCCCGGCCGATCAATTTCTGGAACCTGGACAAGACGCTGGACCATCCGGATCCCGCGCGCCTCTGCTGGAAGTCGCTTACGACAGGCGGGTTCAGCGGCGTCGACGTGCGCCTGGCGGATTCGAACGCCGGCGTATTGAAGGTGCGTACCCCGCTGATCGAGGTGGACGTCGACGTGGCGGACATCGGCCTGTCGCCCATCGTGCGGGAGAACGGCGGCCTGCAGCGGCGCTTGCAGATCTACCGCCTGCCGGATGTGAACGAGGTCCGCCGCATGCGCCGCCGCGTGCGCGTGCCGCTGCATGCCGGCGAGGATAATGCGATCTACGTACGCGTGACGACGGAGGACGGTTTCTTCATCTACTCCAGTCCCATCTACATCGCGAGAAAATAG
- a CDS encoding NAD(P)-dependent oxidoreductase, translated as MTQSPPHRIGFIGLGMMGTPMSRCLANAGFSLFLADADPARTDALCKELNAAALTENNAGALDALVTMLPNSAIVEKVLLGDGAAGWARRLKRGAVVIDMSSSEPARSRDLGASLRDMGLSYLDAPVSGGVRRATDGSLAILVGGDPAVLERCMPLLQAMGKSILRIGDAGAGHAAKALNNYVSAAGLLATVEALHVAARFGIDPAVMTDVLNASTGRSNTSENKVKQFMLSGSYASGFFMQLMNKDLKIARALAATVDYPLRVGETVTDVWDQVSQDATPTTDHTEMYRMLDPDAGARHS; from the coding sequence ATGACGCAATCCCCCCCGCATCGCATCGGTTTCATCGGCCTGGGTATGATGGGCACGCCCATGTCGCGCTGCCTGGCCAACGCGGGCTTTTCCCTGTTCCTGGCGGACGCGGACCCCGCCCGCACCGACGCTCTTTGCAAGGAGCTGAACGCCGCCGCCCTGACGGAGAACAATGCCGGCGCGCTCGACGCGCTGGTTACCATGCTGCCCAATTCCGCCATCGTCGAAAAAGTCCTGCTGGGCGACGGCGCCGCGGGCTGGGCCCGCCGCCTGAAGCGGGGCGCCGTGGTCATCGACATGAGTTCATCCGAACCCGCGCGCTCTCGTGACCTGGGCGCCAGCTTGCGCGATATGGGCCTGTCCTATCTGGACGCGCCCGTCTCCGGCGGCGTCAGGCGCGCCACGGACGGCAGCCTGGCCATCCTGGTGGGTGGAGACCCGGCGGTCCTGGAGCGTTGCATGCCGCTGCTGCAAGCCATGGGCAAGAGCATCCTGCGCATCGGCGATGCGGGTGCCGGCCATGCGGCCAAGGCCTTGAACAACTACGTGTCCGCCGCGGGTTTGCTGGCCACCGTCGAGGCCCTGCACGTGGCGGCCCGCTTCGGCATCGACCCGGCCGTCATGACCGACGTGCTGAATGCCTCCACCGGCCGCAGCAATACCTCCGAAAACAAGGTCAAGCAGTTCATGCTGAGCGGATCCTATGCATCCGGCTTCTTCATGCAACTGATGAACAAGGACCTGAAGATCGCACGCGCGCTGGCCGCGACGGTGGACTACCCCTTGCGCGTCGGCGAGACCGTGACCGACGTCTGGGACCAGGTTTCCCAGGACGCCACGCCCACTACGGACCACACCGAGATGTACCGGATGCTCGACCCCGACGCCGGCGCCCGCCATTCCTGA
- a CDS encoding MFS transporter: MATFVQAGHAPAAETSIEQKRRNAIKGAFFSEFIDMFDIYLPVVVLAPVLFYFQPRGVAPATEAILASLVFITTLLGRPIGALIFGMVADRIGRRMASIWSVSGFGVVTLLIGLLPGYDSIGIASYLLLVALRFVDGIFLGGGYTGAMPLAIEYSRKSQRGFVGGLILAGFPAAYVCINLVAMLMFALFPLDGAQSPYAQVGWRIPFLIGAVLAGVLAWYYIHKVAESEIWQSEAKKGAAARNQATATAAGQRREKLPLMDLVSGRSGRNLLQVLLLMTGFWLTQNLITIYMPTGLLSGTLHMSAFDTAATLLVCYAALFFSYIASGVLGQRIGRRRFFLLAGPLIATVGAVLFYLLSHAAGMPLPVIMLLVVLLSILVTSPWGVIVTYINERFVTDVRATGFGVGFSLSVIIPSFYAFYMNWLGRFMPMRAAPVALLVIGAVIGTIGALMGPETRDVDF, encoded by the coding sequence ATGGCTACATTCGTACAGGCCGGCCACGCGCCCGCCGCCGAGACCTCCATCGAGCAGAAACGCCGCAATGCAATCAAAGGCGCGTTCTTCTCCGAATTCATCGACATGTTCGACATCTACCTGCCGGTGGTCGTGCTGGCGCCGGTGCTGTTCTACTTCCAACCGCGCGGCGTGGCGCCGGCGACCGAAGCGATCCTGGCGTCGCTGGTGTTCATCACCACGTTGTTGGGCCGTCCCATAGGTGCGCTGATCTTCGGCATGGTGGCGGACCGCATCGGCCGACGCATGGCGTCGATCTGGTCCGTGTCGGGATTCGGCGTGGTGACGCTTTTGATCGGGCTGCTGCCCGGCTACGACAGCATAGGTATCGCGTCCTACCTGCTGCTGGTGGCGCTGCGCTTCGTCGACGGGATATTCCTGGGCGGGGGCTACACCGGCGCGATGCCCTTGGCCATCGAATACTCGCGCAAATCGCAGCGTGGCTTCGTCGGCGGCCTGATACTCGCGGGCTTCCCCGCGGCCTATGTCTGCATCAACCTGGTGGCGATGCTGATGTTCGCCCTGTTTCCGCTGGACGGCGCGCAGTCGCCCTACGCCCAGGTGGGTTGGCGCATCCCCTTCCTGATCGGGGCGGTGCTGGCCGGCGTGCTGGCCTGGTACTACATCCACAAGGTCGCCGAATCCGAAATCTGGCAGAGCGAGGCAAAGAAGGGCGCTGCCGCCAGGAACCAGGCCACGGCCACGGCCGCGGGCCAGAGGCGGGAGAAGCTGCCGTTGATGGACCTGGTCAGCGGCCGCAGCGGCCGCAACCTGCTGCAGGTACTGCTGCTGATGACGGGCTTCTGGCTGACGCAGAACCTGATCACGATCTACATGCCGACCGGCCTGCTCTCGGGCACGCTGCACATGAGCGCCTTCGATACCGCCGCCACGCTGCTGGTCTGCTACGCGGCGCTGTTCTTCAGCTATATCGCCTCGGGGGTGCTGGGCCAGCGCATCGGCCGCCGCCGCTTCTTCCTGCTGGCCGGGCCGCTGATCGCCACCGTGGGCGCGGTGCTGTTCTATCTGCTGTCGCATGCGGCGGGCATGCCGCTGCCGGTGATCATGCTGCTGGTGGTGCTGCTGTCGATCCTGGTCACATCGCCGTGGGGCGTCATCGTCACGTATATCAACGAGCGCTTCGTGACGGACGTACGCGCGACGGGCTTCGGCGTCGGTTTCAGCCTGTCCGTGATCATTCCCTCGTTCTACGCCTTCTACATGAACTGGCTGGGCCGCTTCATGCCCATGCGGGCCGCGCCGGTGGCGCTGCTGGTCATCGGCGCGGTGATAGGCACGATAGGCGCCTTGATGGGTCCCGAAACGCGGGACGTCGATTTCTAA
- a CDS encoding NAD(P)-dependent oxidoreductase produces the protein MRNDKVGFIGLGNMGGRMTRRLVDAGIPVLGFDTDASRAAACGATAAGGVRDVVQACDVVLMSLPDSHVVEAVVEGQDGVLAHCRPGQTVVDLSTAAASSTKRLHGLFRDKGVHYIDAGISGGAAAAEKGTLTLMIGGDAQAVEAVRWVFQPFSTKALHMGASGAGHTTKLLNNFLNAVSLAATAEVMVAGKKAGLDLHQLLDVLNSSSGVNFATQNRFPYIVDGNYLEGGLTSKLMTKDVVLYVDLTHELGVASFNASGPMSCFGLATALGYGDKISNRVVDAIGDVSGGVRLKD, from the coding sequence ATGCGCAATGACAAGGTGGGTTTCATCGGCCTGGGGAATATGGGCGGACGCATGACGCGGCGCCTGGTGGACGCCGGCATCCCGGTGCTGGGCTTCGACACGGATGCATCGCGCGCCGCGGCATGCGGGGCGACGGCGGCGGGCGGCGTACGCGACGTCGTCCAGGCCTGCGACGTGGTGCTGATGTCGCTGCCCGACAGCCACGTGGTCGAGGCGGTCGTGGAAGGCCAGGACGGCGTGCTGGCGCACTGCCGGCCCGGCCAGACCGTGGTCGACCTGAGCACCGCGGCCGCCAGTTCGACCAAGCGCCTGCACGGCTTGTTTCGCGACAAGGGCGTGCACTACATCGACGCCGGCATCTCCGGCGGCGCGGCCGCCGCCGAGAAGGGCACGCTGACGCTGATGATAGGTGGCGACGCGCAGGCCGTGGAGGCCGTGCGCTGGGTCTTCCAGCCCTTCAGCACGAAGGCGCTGCACATGGGCGCCAGCGGCGCCGGGCACACCACCAAGCTGCTGAACAACTTCCTGAATGCCGTCAGCCTGGCGGCAACGGCGGAAGTGATGGTGGCGGGCAAGAAAGCGGGGCTGGATCTGCATCAACTGCTGGACGTACTGAATAGCAGCAGCGGCGTGAACTTCGCCACGCAGAACCGCTTTCCGTACATCGTCGACGGCAATTACCTGGAAGGCGGCCTGACCAGCAAGCTCATGACCAAGGACGTGGTGCTGTACGTGGACCTGACGCATGAACTGGGCGTCGCGTCTTTCAACGCGTCCGGCCCCATGTCCTGCTTCGGCCTGGCCACGGCGCTGGGCTATGGGGACAAGATCAGCAACCGCGTCGTCGACGCGATCGGCGACGTGTCGGGCGGCGTCCGGCTCAAGGACTGA
- a CDS encoding carboxymuconolactone decarboxylase family protein, protein MEMTERQHALKEAFVRLRGTWGPEWESILRLDAGFFEAYLNLATVPWKKNHLEDKVKDFIHIAADAAATQLYRPGIRAHIESAIRHGATREELMEVLALTSTLGIHASNVGVPVLLEVLREEGLRDAPAPLDARREALKADFHKQRGYWHETFEGLLELDPDFFQAYLDFSSVPWRAGVLPPKVKELMYCAFDASATHLYVPGLKLHMRNALGYGATAHELMEMLEIVSTIGIHAAEVGAPLLEQAWAVRRDPR, encoded by the coding sequence ATGGAAATGACGGAACGGCAGCACGCGCTCAAGGAAGCCTTCGTCCGCCTGCGCGGCACCTGGGGGCCGGAGTGGGAAAGCATCCTGCGGCTGGATGCCGGTTTCTTCGAAGCCTATCTGAACCTGGCCACCGTGCCCTGGAAGAAGAACCATCTGGAAGACAAGGTCAAGGACTTCATCCACATCGCCGCGGACGCCGCCGCGACCCAGCTGTATCGCCCGGGCATACGCGCCCATATCGAATCCGCCATCCGTCACGGCGCCACCCGCGAGGAACTGATGGAAGTGCTGGCGCTGACCAGCACCCTGGGCATCCATGCGTCGAATGTGGGCGTACCGGTGCTGCTGGAAGTCCTGCGCGAAGAAGGGCTGCGCGATGCGCCCGCGCCGTTGGACGCGCGCCGCGAGGCGCTGAAGGCGGACTTCCACAAGCAGCGCGGCTACTGGCATGAAACCTTCGAAGGCCTGCTGGAACTCGATCCGGACTTCTTCCAGGCCTATCTGGATTTCTCGTCCGTACCCTGGCGCGCCGGTGTGCTGCCACCCAAGGTCAAGGAGCTGATGTACTGCGCCTTCGACGCGTCCGCGACGCATCTCTATGTGCCGGGACTGAAACTGCACATGCGCAATGCGCTGGGCTACGGCGCCACGGCCCATGAACTCATGGAGATGCTGGAGATCGTGAGCACCATCGGCATCCATGCCGCGGAGGTCGGCGCGCCTCTCCTGGAGCAGGCATGGGCGGTGCGCCGCGACCCGCGCTAG
- a CDS encoding N-acyl homoserine lactonase family protein, whose protein sequence is MLPEYEVFAIKYGEHQRMASANFIGGDPHDGPMPMDYFVWLIRDGARVWVVDAGFDAEEARKRGRKLIHPMRDALKLMDVDVDAVRDLIVTHMHYDHVGNLASYPNATFHLQDREMEYATGRYMAHRCIAEAFNLRDVLQMVEQVYAGRVQFHDGDAEIAPGITVHRIGGHTRGLQVVRVHTARGWVVLASDASHYYRNMEEGRPFPAVFNVGEMLEGHRRLDALADSHAHIVPGHDPQVLLRYPPPSPALAGLVATLHVAPRQ, encoded by the coding sequence ATGCTGCCCGAGTACGAAGTCTTCGCGATCAAGTACGGCGAACATCAGCGCATGGCCAGCGCCAACTTCATCGGCGGCGATCCCCACGACGGTCCCATGCCCATGGACTATTTCGTGTGGCTGATCCGCGATGGCGCGCGCGTGTGGGTGGTCGATGCCGGATTCGATGCCGAAGAAGCCCGCAAGCGGGGCCGCAAACTGATCCATCCCATGCGCGACGCCCTGAAATTGATGGACGTCGATGTCGACGCGGTGCGCGACCTGATCGTCACCCACATGCATTACGACCATGTGGGCAATCTGGCCTCCTATCCCAACGCCACCTTCCATCTGCAGGACCGCGAGATGGAATACGCCACGGGCCGCTACATGGCGCATCGCTGCATCGCCGAAGCCTTCAACCTGCGCGACGTGCTGCAGATGGTGGAACAGGTCTATGCCGGCCGGGTCCAATTCCACGACGGTGACGCCGAAATCGCCCCGGGCATCACGGTGCACCGCATCGGCGGGCACACCCGGGGCCTGCAGGTCGTCAGGGTACATACGGCGCGCGGCTGGGTCGTGCTGGCGTCCGACGCATCGCACTACTACCGGAACATGGAGGAAGGACGGCCCTTCCCCGCCGTCTTCAACGTGGGCGAGATGCTGGAAGGGCATCGCCGCCTGGACGCGCTGGCCGACAGCCACGCCCATATCGTGCCAGGGCACGACCCGCAGGTGCTGCTGCGTTATCCGCCGCCATCGCCTGCCCTGGCTGGATTGGTGGCAACCCTGCACGTCGCGCCTCGGCAATAG
- a CDS encoding NIPSNAP family protein, with amino-acid sequence MIVEMRVYHCAPGRLPALNERFTNITLDFFKKYGIEQIGFWTTLVGSSNHALTYLLKWESLAEREQKWNAFQADPEWIRQRNATEAEKPIVERVENQFLAPTAYSAMR; translated from the coding sequence ATGATCGTCGAAATGCGCGTCTATCACTGCGCTCCGGGCCGCTTGCCGGCCCTGAACGAGCGTTTTACCAACATCACGCTGGATTTCTTCAAGAAGTACGGCATCGAGCAGATCGGCTTCTGGACCACGCTGGTGGGCAGCAGCAACCATGCGCTGACCTATCTGTTGAAGTGGGAAAGCCTGGCCGAGCGCGAGCAGAAGTGGAACGCCTTCCAGGCCGATCCCGAATGGATACGCCAGCGCAATGCGACGGAAGCCGAAAAACCCATCGTCGAGCGCGTCGAAAACCAGTTCCTGGCGCCGACCGCGTATTCGGCCATGCGCTGA
- the msrA gene encoding peptide-methionine (S)-S-oxide reductase MsrA, with product MPFATLSRARFPALVLAAGAAVAAALFAGHAPAVAAEDAVAIPPPALDEPATTAATETAVFAGGCFWGVQGVFQHVKGVTQAVSGYAGGKPGTASYDQVSGGDTGHAESVQVTYDPRQVSYGKLLQVYFSVAHDPTQLNRQGPDTGTQYRSTIFTSNETQQRVAQAYIAQLGRAGVYGKPIVTTLENLRGFYPAEAYHQNFLVNNPRYPYIVFNDLPKVDNLKHMFADIYQEQPVLVAVK from the coding sequence ATGCCGTTCGCCACCCTCTCCCGCGCCAGATTCCCCGCCCTGGTCCTGGCTGCCGGCGCCGCCGTCGCCGCCGCCCTGTTCGCCGGCCATGCGCCAGCCGTGGCGGCCGAGGACGCCGTCGCCATCCCGCCACCCGCGCTGGACGAACCCGCCACGACGGCGGCGACCGAAACCGCCGTCTTCGCCGGCGGCTGCTTCTGGGGCGTACAGGGCGTATTCCAGCACGTGAAGGGCGTGACCCAGGCCGTGTCCGGGTATGCGGGCGGCAAGCCGGGCACCGCGTCCTACGATCAGGTGAGCGGCGGCGACACCGGCCACGCGGAGTCGGTCCAGGTCACCTACGATCCGCGCCAGGTCAGCTACGGCAAGCTGCTGCAGGTGTATTTCTCGGTGGCCCACGATCCCACCCAGCTGAATCGCCAGGGGCCGGACACCGGCACGCAGTACCGCTCCACCATTTTCACCAGCAACGAAACGCAGCAGCGCGTCGCACAGGCCTATATCGCGCAGCTCGGCCGGGCCGGAGTCTACGGCAAACCCATCGTCACCACGCTGGAGAATCTGCGGGGCTTCTATCCCGCCGAGGCCTACCACCAGAATTTCCTGGTGAACAATCCCCGCTATCCGTACATCGTGTTCAACGACCTGCCCAAGGTCGACAATCTGAAGCACATGTTCGCCGATATCTACCAGGAGCAGCCCGTCCTGGTGGCGGTCAAATAA
- a CDS encoding response regulator transcription factor, which produces MTTLKRILIVEDDAHIAELLRLHLRDEGYDVVHAADGDSGLRLLEGGGWDLLVLDLMLPGVDGLEICRRARAMSRYTPIIITSARASEVHRIIGLELGADDYLAKPFSMMELVARVKALLRRVDALARDARMEGGTLELAGLRIDPITRVAQVDGKDVDLTPREFDLLYFFARHPGKVFSRMELLHHVWGYQHDGYEHTVNTHINRLRLKVEADPAEPRRILTVWGKGYRYATGAGEDA; this is translated from the coding sequence ATGACTACCCTGAAACGCATCCTGATCGTCGAAGACGACGCCCACATCGCCGAGCTGCTGCGCCTGCATCTGCGCGACGAAGGCTATGACGTCGTCCATGCGGCGGATGGCGACAGCGGCCTGCGCCTGCTGGAAGGCGGCGGCTGGGATCTGCTGGTGCTGGACCTGATGCTGCCCGGTGTCGACGGCCTGGAGATCTGCCGGCGCGCGCGGGCGATGAGCCGCTATACGCCCATCATCATCACCAGCGCCCGCGCCAGCGAAGTGCATCGCATCATCGGCCTGGAGCTGGGCGCCGACGATTACCTGGCCAAGCCCTTCTCCATGATGGAGCTGGTGGCGCGGGTGAAGGCCTTGCTGCGCCGGGTCGATGCCCTGGCCCGGGACGCCCGCATGGAAGGCGGCACCCTCGAACTGGCCGGCTTGCGCATCGACCCGATCACGCGCGTGGCGCAGGTGGATGGCAAGGACGTCGACCTGACGCCGCGCGAATTCGATCTGCTGTATTTCTTCGCCCGCCATCCCGGCAAGGTGTTTTCCCGGATGGAGCTGCTGCATCACGTCTGGGGCTACCAGCATGACGGCTATGAACACACGGTGAACACCCACATCAATCGCCTGCGCCTGAAAGTCGAGGCCGATCCGGCGGAACCGCGGCGCATCCTGACCGTATGGGGCAAGGGCTACCGCTACGCGACCGGCGCCGGGGAAGACGCATGA
- a CDS encoding sensor histidine kinase produces the protein MKRLSLTQRLSLVFAVLLLACMAAAAWLQIGANRLREEETAQRLSIGLARHIAETTPLMDEGGLRPGAVRDLFAKLMAVNPSVEVYLLDNEGRIVGDAAPRGRLKRDRVDIEPVRRLLSGASLPIFGDDPRSETARKVFDAAPLQVGGRDAGYVYVVLQGERLEAVAANLAASSVLRTTLWSLALVALCCLIAGLVAFNLITRPLRRLTGVVRDFDGNEAAATATLQAAPAHALPPAGGDEIGVLEHAFRQMAARIAEQWRELSRQDQQRRELVANISHDLRTPLTSLHGYLETLLVKADTLDGAERRRYLETALGQSRKVGRLAQSLFELARLESGLIQPDKEVFVLPDLVQDVFQKFELSAEARGVRLAADFDRDLPPVEADVGMIERVLTNLLDNAIRHSPAGGTVDVRMSTVDGGARVCVSDDGPGIPEPLRANLFTRASVWRADDAQAGGLGLLTVHRILALHGCEIRLARHASRGAVFEFRLPARAASPALLDV, from the coding sequence ATGAAACGCCTGAGCCTGACGCAACGCCTCTCCCTGGTCTTCGCCGTGCTGCTGCTGGCCTGCATGGCGGCGGCCGCCTGGCTGCAGATCGGCGCCAACCGCTTGCGCGAGGAAGAAACCGCGCAGCGCCTGTCCATCGGACTGGCGCGGCATATCGCCGAAACCACGCCCTTGATGGACGAAGGCGGCCTGCGTCCCGGCGCGGTGCGCGACCTGTTCGCCAAGCTGATGGCGGTGAATCCCAGCGTGGAGGTCTATCTGCTGGACAACGAAGGCCGCATCGTCGGCGACGCCGCCCCGCGCGGCCGCCTCAAGCGCGATCGCGTGGATATCGAACCGGTGCGGCGCCTGCTGTCCGGCGCGTCGCTGCCGATCTTCGGCGACGATCCGCGCAGCGAAACGGCGCGCAAGGTCTTCGACGCCGCGCCCCTGCAGGTCGGCGGGCGCGACGCCGGCTATGTGTACGTGGTATTGCAGGGCGAGCGGCTGGAAGCCGTCGCCGCCAACCTTGCCGCCAGCAGCGTCCTGCGCACCACACTGTGGTCGCTGGCCCTGGTGGCCCTGTGCTGCCTGATCGCCGGTCTGGTGGCCTTCAACCTGATCACGCGGCCGCTGCGGCGGCTGACCGGCGTGGTGCGGGACTTCGACGGCAACGAGGCCGCCGCGACGGCGACGCTGCAAGCCGCGCCGGCGCACGCGCTGCCGCCCGCGGGCGGCGACGAGATCGGCGTGCTGGAGCACGCTTTCCGCCAGATGGCCGCTCGCATCGCGGAGCAATGGCGCGAACTCAGCCGCCAGGACCAGCAGCGCCGCGAGCTGGTCGCCAACATCTCGCACGATCTGCGCACGCCCTTGACGTCCCTGCACGGCTATCTGGAAACGCTGCTGGTCAAGGCCGATACGCTGGATGGCGCCGAGCGACGGCGCTACCTGGAGACGGCGCTGGGACAGAGTCGCAAGGTGGGACGGCTGGCGCAATCGCTGTTCGAGCTGGCGCGACTGGAGTCGGGACTGATCCAGCCTGACAAGGAAGTCTTCGTGCTGCCGGATCTGGTCCAGGATGTCTTCCAGAAGTTCGAACTTTCGGCGGAGGCGCGCGGTGTACGCCTGGCGGCCGATTTCGACCGAGACCTACCGCCGGTGGAGGCGGACGTCGGGATGATCGAGCGCGTTCTTACCAACCTGCTCGACAACGCCATCCGCCATAGCCCGGCGGGTGGCACCGTGGACGTTCGCATGAGCACGGTGGACGGCGGAGCACGGGTTTGCGTCAGCGACGACGGGCCCGGCATACCCGAACCCCTGCGGGCGAACCTGTTCACGCGCGCGTCGGTGTGGCGCGCGGATGACGCCCAGGCCGGTGGCCTCGGGCTGCTGACGGTGCATCGGATACTCGCGCTGCACGGCTGCGAAATACGGCTGGCGCGGCACGCCAGCCGCGGTGCCGTCTTCGAATTCCGCTTGCCTGCCCGCGCGGCATCGCCGGCGCTGCTGG